The following are encoded in a window of Gammaproteobacteria bacterium genomic DNA:
- a CDS encoding ABC transporter permease → MSQQKVKRLVAVSAKELLLTALLLLGVSWVVFLILYLAPGDPFVAMLGGRMLQGEEREAALQALGLPSTWYGQYFSWLINMLQGDFGESLRNGQPVAAELWNSGLKTLLLTMGALLVTLLIAVPVSIYNAIHTGTKTAWILKMFAYIVSALPLFWLAYVAIYWFTQKLGMFPVLTGSQTDWNWVYIAVPVVLLGVGNGAISEIVRHLHEELGRVLNEEYIRTARAKGASVWRHAFKEGLLLPVSEIIASKIPFVIGGAIIVEQIFNWPGMGRLAWQAALDRDFPVIMGIAIVTAVFVRFASLCNRFIYISVNPRASNE, encoded by the coding sequence ATGAGCCAACAAAAAGTTAAAAGATTAGTGGCAGTATCCGCCAAAGAGTTACTGTTAACCGCTTTGCTGCTATTGGGGGTCAGCTGGGTTGTGTTTTTAATTTTGTATTTAGCGCCCGGCGATCCTTTTGTCGCCATGCTGGGCGGACGTATGCTGCAAGGGGAAGAAAGAGAAGCGGCACTGCAGGCATTGGGTTTACCCAGTACCTGGTATGGCCAATATTTTTCCTGGCTGATTAATATGTTGCAAGGGGATTTTGGGGAGTCCTTACGCAACGGTCAGCCGGTGGCCGCAGAGCTTTGGAATAGCGGTTTAAAAACGCTGCTGCTGACGATGGGAGCTTTGTTGGTGACATTGCTTATTGCTGTACCTGTCTCTATATACAATGCGATCCACACAGGTACCAAGACAGCTTGGATCTTAAAAATGTTTGCTTATATCGTATCGGCATTACCCCTGTTTTGGTTGGCGTATGTAGCAATTTATTGGTTTACTCAAAAATTGGGGATGTTTCCGGTGCTGACAGGATCTCAGACTGATTGGAACTGGGTTTATATCGCCGTCCCGGTCGTGCTGCTGGGGGTGGGTAATGGCGCTATAAGTGAAATCGTACGTCATTTGCATGAAGAGCTGGGACGCGTTTTAAACGAAGAATATATTCGTACGGCCCGTGCCAAGGGGGCGTCTGTTTGGAGGCATGCGTTTAAAGAGGGTCTACTGTTACCCGTGAGCGAGATTATCGCTTCAAAAATCCCTTTTGTGATCGGTGGCGCGATTATTGTGGAACAGATTTTCAACTGGCCGGGGATGGGACGCCTGGCCTGGCAAGCAGCTTTAGATCGAGACTTCCCGGTGATTATGGGCATTGCGATCGTCACGGCTGTGTTTGTCCGTTTTGCCAGTCTTTGTAACAGATTTATTTACATCTCCGTTAACCCGCGAGCATCCAACGAGTGA